Proteins encoded together in one Coffea arabica cultivar ET-39 chromosome 2c, Coffea Arabica ET-39 HiFi, whole genome shotgun sequence window:
- the LOC113724426 gene encoding (+)-larreatricin hydroxylase, chloroplastic-like: MGVLYAADRDLIFYVHHANVDRMWYIYDNVLKRKNIEDPDWLRLNSSFIFLNETTRPIRVTVKDSTNLAKLGYTYPDLPLSWLDCKPKADRKGLNLTKVSVPKASEVLPIKLEKPISFVVEQPKKSRGGQEKAEAEEVLKIKGIEFDKGETVVFDVFVNEDHTSKCNPCKAKSLGSFHILAHGHGKKSTTSRSFTISGVLEELEADDFDSILVTLVPRRGVVTIGGIEITFVPKP; encoded by the coding sequence ATGGGCGTCTTATATGCAGCCGACCGAGACCTTATATTCTATGTTCACCATGCCAACGTTGATAGAATGTGGTACATTTATGACAATGTTTTGAAACGCAAAAATATTGAAGACCCAGATTGGTTAAGGTTAAattcctcttttattttcttgaacgAGACGACGAGACCCATTAGAGTGACGGTTAAAGATTCCACAAATCTGGCCAAGCTTGGATATACCTATCCTGACTTGCCACTTTCTTGGTTAGATTGTAAGCCAAAAGCGGATAGAAAGGGCCTGAACCTGACAAAGGTGTCCGTACCTAAGGCTAGTGAAGTGCTGCCAATAAAATTAGAGAAACCCATTAGCTTCGTGGTTGAGCAGCCTAAGAAGTCAAGGGGTGGACAAGAGAAAGCAGAGGCAGAAGAGGTGCTGAAGATTAAGGGAATCGAATTTGATAAAGGAGAAACTGTGGTGTTCGATGTGTTTGTGAACGAAGACCATACGAGTAAGTGTAATCCGTGCAAGGCTAAGTCTCTAGGAAGCTTCCACATCTTGGCCCATGGACATGGCAAGAAATCTACCACTTCCCGTAGTTTTACGATTTCAGGGGTGTTGGAGGAATTGGAAGCTGATGATTTTGACAGCATTTTGGTCACTTTGGTCCCCAGAAGAGGTGTTGTGACCATAGGTGGTATCGAAATTACCTTTGTTCCTAAACCTTAA